The following proteins come from a genomic window of Spea bombifrons isolate aSpeBom1 chromosome 10, aSpeBom1.2.pri, whole genome shotgun sequence:
- the SDR42E1 gene encoding short-chain dehydrogenase/reductase family 42E member 1 yields the protein MGILQSPTETVLITGGGGYFGHRLGCILHKRGVHVILFDVRKPALEIPEGIRFVQGDIRDLSEVEEAFTGASCVFHTASYGMSGREQLQKSKIEEINVKGTENVIQACIKRGIPRLIYTSTFNVVFGGQVIKNGDESLPYLPLHLHPDNYSRTKSVAEMKVLKANNSQLENGRGLLKTCALRPAGIYGPGEQRHIPRIIGYLEKGLFKCVHGDPSTLVQFVHVDNLVSAHILAAESMKPEKNEVAAGQAYFISDGPPVNNFEFFRPLVENLGYEFPTRRLPLFLIYFFAFVTEWIHFLVSPVYNFQPLLTRTEVYKTGVTHYFSIEKAKRDLGYEPQGYTMHEVADWYKSHGYGRRVRKVKERSYIWDILFVFLFFVAVLSWVPAVVGMNV from the exons ATGGGCATTTTACAATCTCCCACCGAAACGGTCCTAATTACCGGAGGAGGCGGCTACTTTGGACACAG ACTAGGGTGCATACTGCATAAGAGAGGAGTCCATGTCATTCTGTTCGATGTGCGCAAACCCGCCTTGGAGATCCCCGAGGGAATCCGCTTTGTCCAAGGAGATATCCGCGACCTCTCTGAGGTGGAAGAAGCTTTTACGGGCGCGAGTTGCGTCTTCCATACAGCCTCTTACGGGATGTCTGGACGAGAGCAACTCCAGAAAAGTAAAATCGAGGAAATTAACGTGAAAGGCACTGAGAATGTGATTCAGGCGTGCATAAAAAGAGGCATCCCGCGGCTGATTTACACAAGTACCTTCAACGTGGTTTTTGGCGGCCAAGTCATCAAGAACGGCGATGAGTCTCTGCCGTACCTACCTCTCCATCTTCATCCAGACAACTACTCTCGAACCAAGTCTGTGGCGGAGATGAAAGTGCTGAAAGCAAACAATTCTCAACTGGAGAACGGACGGGGCTTGTTAAAAACATGCGCTCTTAGGCCCGCTGGTATCTACGGCCCAGGAGAACAAAGACATATTCCCAGAATAATTGGCTACCTGGAGAAAGGGCTGTTCAAGTGTGTACACGGTGACCCCAGCACCCTCGTACAGTTTGTCCATGTAGACAATCTGGTTTCAGCTCACATTTTAGCTGCCGAAAGCATGAAGCCAGAGAAAAATGAGGTTGCTGCAGGCCAAGCTTACTTTATTTCAGATGGGCCCCCGGTAAACAATTTTGAGTTTTTCCGGCCATTAGTAGAAAATCTGGGCTACGAGTTCCCTACAAGACGCCTGCCTctgtttcttatatatttttttgccttcgTAACGGAATGGATACACTTCCTTGTTAGCCCCGTCTATAACTTCCAGCCTCTGCTGACACGCACCGAGGTCTACAAAACGGGTGTCACTCACTACTTCAGCATAGAAAAGGCTAAGCGGGACCTGGGCTATGAACCGCAAGGATACACAATGCATGAAGTCGCAGACTGGTATAAATCTCATGGTTATGGCCGTCGGGTCAGGAAGGTCAAGGAGAGAAGCTACATCTgggacattttatttgttttcctgttctttgtggcggtgctttCATGGGTTCCAGCCGTAGTGGGTATGAATGTCTAA
- the PLCG2 gene encoding 1-phosphatidylinositol 4,5-bisphosphate phosphodiesterase gamma-2, with protein MARRRGSDIKALPEYEKSQIKRALELGTVMTLFNYKKSQPERRTVQVIMETYQVAWSKTADKIEGFLDLSEIKEIRAGKNSKDFERVKSTRLKEECCFTIFYGSQFVLNTLSLEADSPEDAHKWSCGLSILLDEVACAPTPAIIESWLRKQIYSVDQTRRNSISIRELKTILPQVNFKVGSLKSLKDKLVEIGVPKDELSFEHFHQFYKKLMFEQQKSILDEFQKDSSVFILGNIDRPDASAVHLHDFQRFLLHEQQESTAQDLNKIRERMTKFIDDTMRETAEPFLYVDEFLTYLFSKENSIWDEKYDEICVQNMNNPLSHYWVASSHNTYLTGDQLRSESSTEAYARCLRMGCRCIELDCWDGPDGKPIIYHGWTRTTKIKFDDVVQAIRDHAFVTSEYPVILSIEEHCSVEQQRYMAKVFKEVLGDLLLTRPVEASADHLPSPTQLKEKIIIKHKKLGDSTNNSDDHKEETKLQGELFMWDPIDQKWSSRYCAIDGDKLAYGDEIEQNTDDTSTPKKTSDLHLQEKWFHGKMWEGRYTAERLLQEYCAEMGGKDGTFLVRESERYRDDYTLSFWRKGRVQHCHIRSFTDGDKVKYYLTDNLTFDSIYDLIQHYREFSLRCAEFELRLTDAVPNPSPHESKGWYYNNLSRGEAGDMLLSIPRDGAFLIRKKEEPNSYALTFRAEGKIKHCLIQKEGRLFVLGTSAYFESLVELVNYYEKHPLYRKMKLRYPVTEELLKRYSKEKDFSAIYDVKSKLYVDPEEISPAMPQGTVRALYNYSAKRPDELTFCTGALIHNVTKVSEGWWKGDYRDKIQQFFPSNYVEDISANNSEIFANQIIEDSPLGSLCRGILDLETYDIKKITQGKYNKQFVFSLDPKNPEDPPVDFATDTVEELFEWYQNIHQIALQKKIRDQDNSTTSGKKNQTIARELSDLVIYCTPKNSEAKYNLEKPDYRDIRSFVENKAESIARQKPNDLLQYNRKALTRVYPKGPRVDSSNYDPLHLWLCGAQMVALNYQTPDRFMQINNGMFGYNGRCGYILQPECMREDAYDPSGSRREPQIVLTIKVIAARHLPKPGRGIACPFVEVEICGGEYDNSKFKTIVVDDNGLNPVWPIIQQAVFEIHEPNLAFLRFAVYEEDMFSDPNFLAQYTVPIKGIRTGYRSVPLKNGYSEGIELSSLLVHCHIEKNRGNQEELYSSSQQLRRKIDQNNELFLYDTHQNIRNASRDQDKRLKEKSVSNSKFYS; from the exons atggcACGGAGGAGGGGTTCAGATATCAAGGCTCTGCCAGAGTATGAGAAGAGTCAGATCAAGAGGGCTCTCGAACTGGGAACCGTGATGACGCTATTCAACTACAAGAAGTCTCAGCCCGAGCGGAGGACCGTCCAAGTGATAATGGAAACGTATCAGGTGGCTTGGAGTAAGACAGCAGACAAGATTGAAGGATTCC TGGACCTTTCAGAAATTAAGGAAATCCGGGCTGGGAAGAACTCAAAGGACTTTGAACGCGTGAAGTCCACTCGTTTGAAAGAGGAGTGTTGCTTTACCATTTTCTATGGGAGCCAGTTTGTCCTTAACACCTTGAGCTTAGAAG CCGATTCGCCCGAAGATGCTCACAAATGGAGTTGTGGTTTGAGTATCTTACTTGACGAAGTTGCTTGTGCCCCTACCCCAGCAATAATAGAAAG TTGGTTGAGAAAGCAGATTTATTCCGTGGATCAGACAAGAAGAAATAG TATTAGTATCCGGGAGCTGAAGACAATACTTCCACAGGTCAATTTCAAAGTCGGTAGCCTGAAATCCCTGAAAGACAAGCTGGtg GAGATCGGAGTTCCAAAGGATGAACTCAGCTTCGAACATTTTCACCAGTTCTACAAGAAACTGATGTTTGAACAGCAGAAGTCT ATCTTGGATGAATTCCAGAAAGATTCCTCCGTGTTTATTTTGGG AAACATCGACCGCCCAGATGCCTCGGCTGTGCATTTGCACGATTTCCAAAGGTTTCTGCTTCACGAGCAACAG GAATCCACAGCTCAGGATCTCAATAAAATTCGAGAACGAATGACAAAATTTATAGATGACACAATGAGGGAAACAGCAGAGCCTTTCCTTTATGTGGACGAG TTCCtgacttatttattttctaaagaaaaCAGTATTTGGGATGAGAAGTATGACGAAATCTGCGTGCAGAATATGAACAACCCGCTGTCGCATTACTGGGTCGCTTCCTCACATAATAC ATATTTAACAGGAGACCAGTTGCGAAGCGAGTCCTCCACTGAAGCCTACGCGCGATGCCTGCGCATGGGCTGTCGGTGCATTGAAC TGGACTGCTGGGACGGTCCTGATGGAAAACCAATCATTTATCACGGGTGGACGAGGACCACTAAGATTAAATTTGATGATGTTGTACAAGCTATTAGAGACCATGCCTTTGTTACATCCGA ATACCCGGTCATTCTCTCCATCGAGGAACACTGCTCAGTTGAACAGCAACGGTATATGGCCAAGGTCTTCAAAGAGGTTCTAGGAGATCTTCTCTTAACGCGGCCAGTCGAGGCGTCCGCCGATCACCTGCCTTCGCCCACACAGCTGAAAGAGAAAATAATCATCAAG CATAAGAAACTGGGGGATTCCACTAACAACAGCGACGACCATAAGGAGGAAACCAAGTTACAAGGCGAGCTGTTCATGTGGGACCCGATTGACCAG AAATGGTCTTCCCGGTACTGCGCGATAGACGGCGACAAACTTGCTTACGGAGATGAGATAGAACAGAATACCGACGACACATCGACGCCCAAG AAAACATCAGATCTACATTTGCAAGAGAAATGGTTCCACGGGAAGATGTGGGAAGGACGCTACACGGCTGAGCGGCTGCTCCAAGAATACTGCGCCGAAATGGGGGGGAAGGACGGGACCTTCTTAGTGAGAGAAAGCGAACGCTACCGTGATGACTACACCCTTTCCTTTTG GAGGAAGGGCCGGGTTCAGCACTGCCACATCCGTTCCTTCACAGACGGGGATAAAGTGAAGTATTACCTCACCGACAACCTGACGTTCGATAGCATCTATGATCTGATTCAACACTACAGAGAATTCTCGCTGCGCTGTGCGGAGTTTGAACTGCGGTTAACCGATGCGGTTCCAAATCCCAGTCCGCACGAATCCAAAGG ATGGTATTACAATAACCTGAGCCGTGGGGAGGCTGGAGATATGTTACTGAGCATTCCTCGGGATGGAGCCTTTTTAATACGCAAGAAAGAAGAACCCAACTCCTACGCCTTGACTTTCAG GGCGgagggaaaaataaaacactgccTGATCCAAAAGGAAGGGCGCCTGTTTGTACTCGGGACATCGGCGTACTTTGAAAGCCTGGTGGAACTTGTAAACTACTATGAGAAACACCCATTGTACCGGAAGATGAAGCTGCGTTATCCGGTCACAGAGGAACTGCTGAAAAGATATAGCAAA GAAAAAGACTTCAGTGCCATTTATGATGTGAAGAGTAAACTGTATGTCGACCCAGAGGAAATATCCCCAGCCATG CCGCAGGGCACCGTGAGAGCCCTGTACAATTATTCAGCCAAAAGACCGGATGAGCTGACATTCTGCACCGGTGCCCTGATCCACAACGTCACAAAGGTCTCCGAGGGATG GTGGAAGGGGGACTACAGAGATAAGATTCAACAATTCTTTCCTTCAAATTACGTGGAAGACATATCGGCCAACAATTCAGAGATATTTGCTAATCAG ATTATCGAGGACAGTCCTTTAGGGTCTCTGTGCCGGGGGATCCTGGATCTAGAAACATACGACATCA AGAAGATAACGCAAGGGAAGTACAACAAACAATTTGTTTTCTCACTGGATCCCAAAAACCCGGAGGATCCGCCTGTTGATTTTGCAACAGACACGGTGGAAGAGTTGTTTGAATGGTATCAGAATATCCACCAAATcgcgctacaaaaaaaaataagagatcaG GATAATAGCACTACGAGCGGGAAGAAGAACCAGACCATTGCCAGGGAACTGTCGGACTTGGTCATTTATTGCACGCCAAAAAACAGTGAAGCCAAATACAATTTAG AAAAACCGGATTACCGGGACATACGATCTTTTGTGGAGAACAAGGCAGAAAGTATCGCTAGACAGAAACCCAACGATTTGCTTCAGTATAACAGGAAGGCCCTGACAAGAGTTTACCCAAAAGGCCCAAGAGTGGACTCCTCGAACTACGACCCTTTACATCTCTGGCTGTGCGGGGCGCAAATGGTCGCTCTCAACTATCAGACCCCAG ATCGGTTCATGCAGATAAACAATGGCATGTTTGGTTACAACGGACGCTGCGGCTACATCCTTCAACCAGAGTGCATGCGGGAAGATGCTTACGATCCGAGCGGTTCCAGAAGGGAGCCTCAGATAGTGCTTACTATAAAG GTCATAGCTGCTCGTCATTTGCCAAAACCCGGCCGAGGCATCGCGTGTCCTTTTGTAGAAGTTGAGATTTGCGGTGGAGAATATGACAACAGCAAATTCAAAACAATTGTTGTTG ATGACAATGGGCTGAATccggtgtggcctataatccaGCAAGCAGTGTTTGAGATCCATGAGCCAAACCTGGCGTTCCTCCGCTTCGCTGTGTATGAAGAAGACATGTTCAGTGACCCAAACTTCTTAGCTCAGTATACAGTTCCCATTAAAGGAATAAGAACGG GTTACAGGTCAGTTCCACTTAAGAACGGTTACAGCGAAGGCATTGAGCTTTCCTCCCTACTGGTGCACTGCCACATAGAGAAAAACCGG GGGAACCAAGAAGAACTGTACTCCTCCTCCCAACAACTCCGGCGGAAGATCGACCAGAATAACGAACTGTTTCTGTACGACACCCACCAGAACATACGGAACGCGAGCCGGGATCAGGACAAGAG ATTGAAGGAGAAGAGCGTCAGTAACAGCAAATTCTACTCCTAA